One Watersipora subatra chromosome 4, tzWatSuba1.1, whole genome shotgun sequence genomic window carries:
- the LOC137392727 gene encoding protein LLP homolog isoform X1 has translation MVPNKFIMAKSGRSKIKRANRALKREKNSKKELAKLEKMVQQVKEGIAPKPEKVYTVLGAPTTDSSTVQVEEMIVDGEQPTLKAADADEEQEELPMGVGSRTDSGSFPVWMNKRAIKRAKGAEKKKAKQKRKGKRAGSKPWRK, from the exons GTTCCTAATAAATTTATAATGGCCAAAAGTGGACGAAGTAAAATTAAAAGAGCCAACCGTGCGTTAAAACGGGAGAAGAATTCGAAGAAAGAATTAGCCAAATTGGAGAAGATGGTACAGCAAGTGAAAGAAGGTATAGCACCAAAACCTGAGAAAGTATACACAGTGCTTGGTGCACCGACTACCGATTCTTCTACGGTTCAAGTTGAGGAAATGATAGTTGATGGAGAACAGCCTACTTTGAAGGCGGCTGATGCAGATGAAG AGCAAGAAGAGCTGCCGATGGGAGTGGGTTCACGAACAGACAGCGGGAGTTTTCCTGTCTGGATGAACAAGCGAGCGATAAAACGTGCAAAAGGAGCAGAAAAGAAAAAGGCAAAACAGAAAAGAAAAGGCAAGCGAGCCGGCTCTAAACCTTGGAGAAAATAA
- the LOC137392727 gene encoding protein LLP homolog isoform X2 encodes MAKSGRSKIKRANRALKREKNSKKELAKLEKMVQQVKEGIAPKPEKVYTVLGAPTTDSSTVQVEEMIVDGEQPTLKAADADEEQEELPMGVGSRTDSGSFPVWMNKRAIKRAKGAEKKKAKQKRKGKRAGSKPWRK; translated from the exons ATGGCCAAAAGTGGACGAAGTAAAATTAAAAGAGCCAACCGTGCGTTAAAACGGGAGAAGAATTCGAAGAAAGAATTAGCCAAATTGGAGAAGATGGTACAGCAAGTGAAAGAAGGTATAGCACCAAAACCTGAGAAAGTATACACAGTGCTTGGTGCACCGACTACCGATTCTTCTACGGTTCAAGTTGAGGAAATGATAGTTGATGGAGAACAGCCTACTTTGAAGGCGGCTGATGCAGATGAAG AGCAAGAAGAGCTGCCGATGGGAGTGGGTTCACGAACAGACAGCGGGAGTTTTCCTGTCTGGATGAACAAGCGAGCGATAAAACGTGCAAAAGGAGCAGAAAAGAAAAAGGCAAAACAGAAAAGAAAAGGCAAGCGAGCCGGCTCTAAACCTTGGAGAAAATAA